One genomic segment of Phyllopteryx taeniolatus isolate TA_2022b chromosome 12, UOR_Ptae_1.2, whole genome shotgun sequence includes these proteins:
- the chaf1b gene encoding chromatin assembly factor 1 subunit B, whose product MKVVTCEIAWHNKEPVYSLDFQHSSDGRTHRLATAGVDTTVRLWRVDMGPDGKAAVEFLSNLARHTKAVNVVRFSPSGEHLASGGDDAAILLWKLNDSKEPEQAPVFQEEEDAQLNKESWSVVKTLRGHIEDVYDICWTRDGNCMVSGSVDNTAIMWDINKGQKLCILNDHKSYVQGVTWDPLGQYVATLSCDRVMRVYSTHTKKKAFCVSKMSSGAPADGEVKQHRIFHDDSMRSFFRRLSFTADGSFLLAPAGCVEVGETVTNTTYIFSRKSLKRPVAHLPCPTKATLAVRCCPVYYELRTKKAEDGSTEPLPSLFKLPYRMVFAVASEDSVFLYDTQQALPFGLVSNIHYHTLSDLTWSRDGSFLAVSSTDGYCSFLSFSPGELGTPLKEPPTLEVFTPTSGAEKKGKKTPTARTSSPVSQTPSSATTPTSHLTSGRDNSISSVRTPDEQKTKSKPQPRKITLNTLEAWGKPTTPKSTPPSTPQTPTSGSTSAPSTPQPCVNPLTPSSSKKVSRLTPLTPTTPKVLNSTNLPTTPKGAMSSKGPTPRRVSLTPVGSHTASLLFSSPASTEKAKHGRPSPPSDPLCQPPESKRPKTNDDASAASSGTQP is encoded by the exons ATGAAGGTTGTAACTTGTGAGATCGCCTGGCACAACAAGGAGCCAGTCTACAGTCTGGACTTCCAGCACAGCTCCGATGGACGCACTCATCGTTTGGCCACAGCTGGCGTGGACACCACGGTCAGG CTTTGGAGAGTCGACATGGGCCCAGATGGAAAGGCGGCGGTGGAGTTTCTGTCTAATCTGGCCAGACACACAAAGGCTGTCAATGTGGTCCGCTTTAGCCCCAGTGGAGAGCATCTCGCCTCAGGAGGAGATG ATGCAGCCATTCTGCTGTGGAAGCTCAATGACAGCAAAGAGCCTGAACAGGCACCCGTGTTCCAGGAGGAAGAAGATGCTCAGCTAAACAAAGAGAGTTGGTCTGTCGTCAAGACATTGAG GGGCCACATTGAGGATGTGTATGACATCTGCTGGACCCGCGATGGAAACTGCATGGTGTCCGGTTCTGTTGACAACACCGCTATCATGTGGGACATCAACAAAG GACAGAAACTGTGCATCCTGAATGACCACAAGAGCTATGTGCAGGGTGTGACGTGGGATCCGCTGGGGCAATATGTTGCCACTCTCAGTTGTGACAG GGTAATGCGCGTGTACAGCACTCATACGAAGAAGAAAGCCTTCTGTGTAAGCAAAATGAGCTCGGGCGCACCTGCAGACGGAGAG GTCAAGCAGCACCGCATCTTCCACGATGACAGTATGAGGTCCTTCTTCCGACGTCTTTCCTTCACAGCAGATGGCTCTTTTTTGCTTGCTCCAG ccgggtgtgttgaggtcgGGGAAACCGTCACAAATACTACCTACATCTTTTCTAGGAAGAGCCTCAAAAG GCCAGTTGCCCACTTGCCATGTCCAACTAAGGCCACGCTGGCTGTGCGGTGTTGTCCGGTCTACTATGAGCTGAGAACCAAGAAGGCAGAAG ACGGTTCGACCGAGCCCCTTCCCAGTCTATTTAAGCTGCCGTACCGCATGGTATTTGCAGTGGCCTCCGAGGACTCCGTTTTCCTGTACGACACGCAGCAGGCACTCCCGTTTGGCCTGGTGTCCAACATTCACTACCACACACTCAGCGACCTCACATG GTCTCGAGATGGTTCATTCCTGGCAGTGTCCTCCACAGATGGTTACTGCTCCTTTCTGTCCTTCTCTCCCGGGGAGCTGGGAACACCACTGAAGGAGCCTCCCACTCTGGAAGTCTTCACCCCTACCAGCGGTGCCGAGAAAAAGGGCAAAAAGACGCCAACAGCCCGGACCTCATCTCCCGTGTCCCAGACTCCAAGCTCAGCTACTACGCCCACGTCCCACCTGACCTCAGGAAGAGACAACAGCATCTCCTCTGTCAGGACCCCGGATGAGCAGAAGACAAAGTCCAAGCCTCAGCCTCGAAAGATCACCCTCAACACGCTAGAGGCCTGGGGGAAACCCACAACTCCAAAAAGCACGCCACCCTCTACCCCTCAGACACCGACGTCCGGAAGCACGAGCGCACCCTCAACTCCTCAACCCTGCGTCAACCCACTCACACCGAGCTCCTCGAAAAAGGTGTCCCGCCTCACCCCGCTAACTCCCACAACACCCAAAGTCCTCAACAGCACCAACTTGCCCACCACTCCTAAAGGTGCCATGTCTTCTAAAGGACCCACTCCGAG GCGAGTTTCTTTGACTCCCGTTGGATCGCATACAGCCAGTTTGCTCTTCAGCTCTCCAGCATCCACTGAGAAAGCTAAACATG GACGCCCTTCTCCTCCCAGCGATCCCCTCTGCCAGCCTCCGGAGTCCAAGCGGCCCAAGACCAACGACGATGCCTCTGCGGCCAGCAGCGGCACTCAGCCTTAG
- the si:dkey-229b18.3 gene encoding uncharacterized protein si:dkey-229b18.3 isoform X2 codes for MAVKATTCCPKPWSGVADERSWSPNFEWIDGLLYRKKLERGFLNYREVLDEDRRLEAVATFHRRPPGKRHLSLEETYKCVADNYWWEGMYFHIRDFVLDCPECQSQRRKKTEELGGQGCVTKTVASHSSDMLSKLKSQREAGMFCDITVRTNGQSYAAHRAVLAAVSDHFQEIFTEMDSSIKADIDLTGFSEDSLLSLLDFSYSSTLCVRWEDLPEVITMARHLGMWPAVEACSALMKEHRHIVHPSRDFKLGYGGICSQRHHQKTETKRKRELEENFGSFHLTLDTSDEGSPSCSLRRTPNVSVYNRLPVSPSHRMKLMDFKSPSSKKSGASKNIIGTQQSKTYSPISPSNTRLLRSSPGAAQQVQRLMPKPESPRRNRKPCTPRSSPICSPVRVKQEVEEVRVDEEDYARAQEKYKLMLVLGLQRTALLPRPEDLIGWRQKKRLRKLKANNYSLTKRRKPRSAPPVLPYRPVTLSLPLCDPVNSLLLNKAGKTKSGASAVIEGISKRHNRNKQVPPSDRSMRSKGALPDMFQPTSQPGFSGRELRRSVRNCGRVHPPVQQPLRRISKKIPVRNTVRIKSEPAEYSVSGLSLASINQPSQRKQARSNVTVEAVKTLRYNSSRPGTKAKPKRGSTREEEKPRGRPRKVLREEMDTEGQVKSEQPAGGFQFSEHSPPPAIYNHPLYKVIKEEPADPVPVGGPFLDPPSPDLGKRQSKPPIKLLDSGFLFSFCRPSGAPIVGIKKEEESVDICLTRSVSQVGEKFGMVQSNHRALRARGPLPALPVVKREREERSVSQRRVQRLRANSRENSSLARSRGAKATRVIPKQEATGVPVSSRGCVVLDSVRRARLKQLRGPRSQAPKAPKAAHSCMQCSTSYRDCDALIMHRLRHIEGKHWPCLLCSKTFFRLRNVRNHIRTHDPKLYKCRSCIAAGS; via the exons ATGGCCGTGAAGGCGACGACGTGCTGCCCAAAGCCGTGGTCGGGTGTCGCCGACGAAAGGAGCTGGTCGCCGAACTTCGAGTGGATCGACGGGCTTCTCTACCGAAAGAAGCTGGAGAGGGGCTTCCTCAACTACCGAGAGGTTTTGGACGAGGATCGCAGACTGGAGGCAGTCGCCACATTTCACCGGCGACCCCCCGGCAAGCGTCACCTCTCCCTGGAGGAGACGTACAAATGCGTGGCCGACAACTACTGGTGGGAGG GGATGTACTTCCACATCAGAGACTTTGTCCTGGACTGTCCCGAATGTCAAAGCCAGCGACGCAAGAAGACAGAG GAGCTGGGCGGCCAAGGATGTGTCACGAAGACGGTGGCGTCGCACAGCTCTGACATGCTCAGCAAGCTGAAGAGTCAGCGGGAGGCGGGGATGTTTTGCGACATCACTGTGCGCACTAACGGGCAGTCCTACGCCGCGCACAGAGCCGTGCTGGCAGCCGTCAGCGACCACTTCCAGGAAATTTTTACAGAGATGGACTCCAGTATAAAGGCAGACATAGATCTTACTg GCTTCAGCGAGGACAGCCTCTTGTCTCTGCTGGACTTCTCCTACTCCTCCACCCTGTGTGTGCGCTGGGAGGACCTCCCTGAAGTTATCACCATGGCCCGGCACCTTGGCATGTGGCCTGCTGTGGAGGCCTGCTCTGCTCTCATGAAAGAGCACCGCCACATTGTTCATCCTAGCCGGGACTTCAAATTGGGCTATGGTGGCATTTGCAGTCAGCGCCACCACCAGAAGACAGAAACCAAAAGGAAAAGGGAATTAGAAGAAAACTTTGGCAGTTTCCACCTAACACTGGATACATCTGACGAAGGGAGTCCGAGCTGCAGTTTGCGAAGGACACCAAATGTTAGCGTTTATAACAGACTCCCTGTGAGTCCCTCACACAGGATGAAGCTTATGGACTTCAAATCTCCTTCCTCCAAGAAGAGCGGAGCATCCAAAAATATCATTGGAACTCAACAGTCAAAGACTTACTCTCCCATATCTCCATCCAACACCCGTCTACTCCGTTCAAGTCCTGGTGCTGCTCAGCAGGTTCAGAGATTGATGCCCAAGCCAGAAAGTCCTCGACGAAACCGGAAGCCTTGCACCCCCAGATCCAGTCCGATTTGTAGCCCTGTCAGGGTGAAGCAGGAAGTGGAAGAGGTGAGAGTGGATGAGGAGGACTATGCAAGAGCCCAGGAGAAGTACAAACTGATGTTGGTTCTCGGCCTGCAGAGGACCGCCCTTCTCCCTCGACCGGAAGATTTAATTGGTTGGAGGCAGAAGAAACGACTCAGGAAGCTAAAAGCCAACAACTACTCGCTAACCAAGAGGCGGAAACCCCGCTCCGCTCCCCCAGTACTACCTTACAGGCCTGTGACACTGTCTCTTCCCCTCTGTGACCCTGTAAATAGTCTCCTACTCAACAAGGCGGGGAAGACCAAGTCTGGGGCTTCAGCTGTCATTGAAGGAATATCAAAGAGACATAATCGCAACAAACAAGTCCCTCCTAGCGACAGGAGCATGCGAAGTAAAGGTGCCTTACCGGATATGTTCCAACCGACATCCCAGCCTGGCTTCAGTGGGAGAGAGCTCAGACGGTCTGTGAGAAATTGTGGTCGCGTCCATCCTCCTGTCCAGCAGCCCCTGCGTCGTATCTCCAAGAAAATTCCAGTTAGGAACACAGTCAGGATCAAATCAGAACCAGCTGAATACTCCGTCTCAGGGCTCTCTCTcgcatcaatcaatcaaccttcTCAGAGGAAACAGGCCAGGAGTAATGTCACTGTCGAGGCAGTCAAGACACTGCGCTACAACAGCAGCCGTCCGGGGACAAAAGCCAAGCCCAAGCGGGGCAGCACAAGAGAGGAGGAGAAGCCACGGGGCAGACCCAGGAAAGTATTGAGGGAGGAGATGGACACTGAGGGACAAGTAAAGAGCGAACAACCCGCTGGTGGGTTCCAATTCTCTGAGCACTCGCCTCCCCCGGCCATTTACAACCACCCTCTGTACAAAGTCATCAAAGAGGAACCTGCGGATCCTGTGCCAGTTGGCGGCCCTTTTTTGGATCCTCCCTCTCCAGACCTGGGTAAGCGCCAGAGCAAGCCCCCCATCAAACTGCTGGACTCTGGCTTTTTGTTCAGCTTCTGTCGGCCGTCCGGGGCACCCATCGTGGGGataaagaaagaggaagagaGCGTGGATATCTGTTTGACACGTTCTGTGTCCCAAGTCGGTGAGAAATTTGGAATGGTTCAATCCAACCACAGGGCACTGAGAGCCAGAGGACCACTGCCCGCCTTGCCAGTGGTGAAGAGGGAGAGGGAGGAGAGGAGTGTGAGCCAGAGGAGGGTCCAAAGACTCAGGGCCAACTCACGGGAAAACTCTAGTCTGGCCAGATCCAGAGGGGCAAAGGCCACACGGGTCATACCAAAG CAAGAGGCTACCGGCGTCCCAGTGAGCAGCAGGGGCTGCGTCGTGTTGGACTCCGTTCGCCGAGCAAGGCTAAAGCAGCTGCGGGGCCCACGCAGCCAGGCCCCGAAAGCCCCGAAGGCGGCGCACTCCTGCATGCAATGCTCCACCTCCTACCGGGACTGCGACGCTCTCATCATGCATCGCCTGCGGCACATTGAGGGCAAGCACTGGCCGTGTCTG CTTTGCAGTAAGACGTTCTTTCGACTGAGGAATGTACGGAACCACATCCGCACCCATGACCCCAAGTTGTACAAATGCAGGAGCTGCATTGCCGCTGGCTCCTGA
- the si:dkey-229b18.3 gene encoding uncharacterized protein si:dkey-229b18.3 isoform X1, whose product MLLPTRVGRKKSQVNATRSDSAPKATPDHLRGKVPSYLSGYTRQVTMAVKATTCCPKPWSGVADERSWSPNFEWIDGLLYRKKLERGFLNYREVLDEDRRLEAVATFHRRPPGKRHLSLEETYKCVADNYWWEGMYFHIRDFVLDCPECQSQRRKKTEELGGQGCVTKTVASHSSDMLSKLKSQREAGMFCDITVRTNGQSYAAHRAVLAAVSDHFQEIFTEMDSSIKADIDLTGFSEDSLLSLLDFSYSSTLCVRWEDLPEVITMARHLGMWPAVEACSALMKEHRHIVHPSRDFKLGYGGICSQRHHQKTETKRKRELEENFGSFHLTLDTSDEGSPSCSLRRTPNVSVYNRLPVSPSHRMKLMDFKSPSSKKSGASKNIIGTQQSKTYSPISPSNTRLLRSSPGAAQQVQRLMPKPESPRRNRKPCTPRSSPICSPVRVKQEVEEVRVDEEDYARAQEKYKLMLVLGLQRTALLPRPEDLIGWRQKKRLRKLKANNYSLTKRRKPRSAPPVLPYRPVTLSLPLCDPVNSLLLNKAGKTKSGASAVIEGISKRHNRNKQVPPSDRSMRSKGALPDMFQPTSQPGFSGRELRRSVRNCGRVHPPVQQPLRRISKKIPVRNTVRIKSEPAEYSVSGLSLASINQPSQRKQARSNVTVEAVKTLRYNSSRPGTKAKPKRGSTREEEKPRGRPRKVLREEMDTEGQVKSEQPAGGFQFSEHSPPPAIYNHPLYKVIKEEPADPVPVGGPFLDPPSPDLGKRQSKPPIKLLDSGFLFSFCRPSGAPIVGIKKEEESVDICLTRSVSQVGEKFGMVQSNHRALRARGPLPALPVVKREREERSVSQRRVQRLRANSRENSSLARSRGAKATRVIPKQEATGVPVSSRGCVVLDSVRRARLKQLRGPRSQAPKAPKAAHSCMQCSTSYRDCDALIMHRLRHIEGKHWPCLLCSKTFFRLRNVRNHIRTHDPKLYKCRSCIAAGS is encoded by the exons ATGTTGCTTCCGACTCGAGTTGGCCGAAAGAAATCTCAAGTTAACGCCACCCGCAGTGATTCGGCTCCGAAGGCCACTCCCGACCACCTGAG GGGCAAAGTTCCGTCCTATCTATCAGGGTATACAAGGCAAGTCACGATGGCCGTGAAGGCGACGACGTGCTGCCCAAAGCCGTGGTCGGGTGTCGCCGACGAAAGGAGCTGGTCGCCGAACTTCGAGTGGATCGACGGGCTTCTCTACCGAAAGAAGCTGGAGAGGGGCTTCCTCAACTACCGAGAGGTTTTGGACGAGGATCGCAGACTGGAGGCAGTCGCCACATTTCACCGGCGACCCCCCGGCAAGCGTCACCTCTCCCTGGAGGAGACGTACAAATGCGTGGCCGACAACTACTGGTGGGAGG GGATGTACTTCCACATCAGAGACTTTGTCCTGGACTGTCCCGAATGTCAAAGCCAGCGACGCAAGAAGACAGAG GAGCTGGGCGGCCAAGGATGTGTCACGAAGACGGTGGCGTCGCACAGCTCTGACATGCTCAGCAAGCTGAAGAGTCAGCGGGAGGCGGGGATGTTTTGCGACATCACTGTGCGCACTAACGGGCAGTCCTACGCCGCGCACAGAGCCGTGCTGGCAGCCGTCAGCGACCACTTCCAGGAAATTTTTACAGAGATGGACTCCAGTATAAAGGCAGACATAGATCTTACTg GCTTCAGCGAGGACAGCCTCTTGTCTCTGCTGGACTTCTCCTACTCCTCCACCCTGTGTGTGCGCTGGGAGGACCTCCCTGAAGTTATCACCATGGCCCGGCACCTTGGCATGTGGCCTGCTGTGGAGGCCTGCTCTGCTCTCATGAAAGAGCACCGCCACATTGTTCATCCTAGCCGGGACTTCAAATTGGGCTATGGTGGCATTTGCAGTCAGCGCCACCACCAGAAGACAGAAACCAAAAGGAAAAGGGAATTAGAAGAAAACTTTGGCAGTTTCCACCTAACACTGGATACATCTGACGAAGGGAGTCCGAGCTGCAGTTTGCGAAGGACACCAAATGTTAGCGTTTATAACAGACTCCCTGTGAGTCCCTCACACAGGATGAAGCTTATGGACTTCAAATCTCCTTCCTCCAAGAAGAGCGGAGCATCCAAAAATATCATTGGAACTCAACAGTCAAAGACTTACTCTCCCATATCTCCATCCAACACCCGTCTACTCCGTTCAAGTCCTGGTGCTGCTCAGCAGGTTCAGAGATTGATGCCCAAGCCAGAAAGTCCTCGACGAAACCGGAAGCCTTGCACCCCCAGATCCAGTCCGATTTGTAGCCCTGTCAGGGTGAAGCAGGAAGTGGAAGAGGTGAGAGTGGATGAGGAGGACTATGCAAGAGCCCAGGAGAAGTACAAACTGATGTTGGTTCTCGGCCTGCAGAGGACCGCCCTTCTCCCTCGACCGGAAGATTTAATTGGTTGGAGGCAGAAGAAACGACTCAGGAAGCTAAAAGCCAACAACTACTCGCTAACCAAGAGGCGGAAACCCCGCTCCGCTCCCCCAGTACTACCTTACAGGCCTGTGACACTGTCTCTTCCCCTCTGTGACCCTGTAAATAGTCTCCTACTCAACAAGGCGGGGAAGACCAAGTCTGGGGCTTCAGCTGTCATTGAAGGAATATCAAAGAGACATAATCGCAACAAACAAGTCCCTCCTAGCGACAGGAGCATGCGAAGTAAAGGTGCCTTACCGGATATGTTCCAACCGACATCCCAGCCTGGCTTCAGTGGGAGAGAGCTCAGACGGTCTGTGAGAAATTGTGGTCGCGTCCATCCTCCTGTCCAGCAGCCCCTGCGTCGTATCTCCAAGAAAATTCCAGTTAGGAACACAGTCAGGATCAAATCAGAACCAGCTGAATACTCCGTCTCAGGGCTCTCTCTcgcatcaatcaatcaaccttcTCAGAGGAAACAGGCCAGGAGTAATGTCACTGTCGAGGCAGTCAAGACACTGCGCTACAACAGCAGCCGTCCGGGGACAAAAGCCAAGCCCAAGCGGGGCAGCACAAGAGAGGAGGAGAAGCCACGGGGCAGACCCAGGAAAGTATTGAGGGAGGAGATGGACACTGAGGGACAAGTAAAGAGCGAACAACCCGCTGGTGGGTTCCAATTCTCTGAGCACTCGCCTCCCCCGGCCATTTACAACCACCCTCTGTACAAAGTCATCAAAGAGGAACCTGCGGATCCTGTGCCAGTTGGCGGCCCTTTTTTGGATCCTCCCTCTCCAGACCTGGGTAAGCGCCAGAGCAAGCCCCCCATCAAACTGCTGGACTCTGGCTTTTTGTTCAGCTTCTGTCGGCCGTCCGGGGCACCCATCGTGGGGataaagaaagaggaagagaGCGTGGATATCTGTTTGACACGTTCTGTGTCCCAAGTCGGTGAGAAATTTGGAATGGTTCAATCCAACCACAGGGCACTGAGAGCCAGAGGACCACTGCCCGCCTTGCCAGTGGTGAAGAGGGAGAGGGAGGAGAGGAGTGTGAGCCAGAGGAGGGTCCAAAGACTCAGGGCCAACTCACGGGAAAACTCTAGTCTGGCCAGATCCAGAGGGGCAAAGGCCACACGGGTCATACCAAAG CAAGAGGCTACCGGCGTCCCAGTGAGCAGCAGGGGCTGCGTCGTGTTGGACTCCGTTCGCCGAGCAAGGCTAAAGCAGCTGCGGGGCCCACGCAGCCAGGCCCCGAAAGCCCCGAAGGCGGCGCACTCCTGCATGCAATGCTCCACCTCCTACCGGGACTGCGACGCTCTCATCATGCATCGCCTGCGGCACATTGAGGGCAAGCACTGGCCGTGTCTG CTTTGCAGTAAGACGTTCTTTCGACTGAGGAATGTACGGAACCACATCCGCACCCATGACCCCAAGTTGTACAAATGCAGGAGCTGCATTGCCGCTGGCTCCTGA